The following nucleotide sequence is from Synechococcus sp. KORDI-52.
GGCCTTGGCATGGCCGAACACATGGGGGTGACGGCGGATCAGCTTGTCGCTGATGCCATCGGCAATCGCATCGAGATTAAACCGTTGCTCCTCCCTGGCGATCTGCGCATGCAGCATCACCTGCAACAGCAGGTCGCCGAGCTCCTCCCTCAGGTGGTTGTCATCTCCATGACGGATGGCATCAGCCACCTCGTGGGCTTCCTCCAACACGTAGGGCACCAAGGATGAATGGGTTTGTTCCAGATCCCAGGGACAGCCCGTTGCCGGATCCCTGAGTTTTGCCACGACATCAATCAGTCGTTGCAGCGCATCAGACGGAGCGTTGGCCATGAAGGAGCAACAACCGGGGCAACGCCCACCTTCTCACCGCTGTCGTTTGTTCGACCATTCCTGGGGCCAGGGGTCGCCATCGAGGATGAGATGGATCCACGCGCTGCCCTCCAACCCCACCGCCAGGCCGATGCACTCACGCGGGTACTGGCTGATCAGTTGCTGGAGACCTGTCAGGAGCATCGATGGCGAAAGTGCTGGAATCGCCATGGTGGCGATGAGGCACCAGCTCAGCAGCACGCTCAGTCGCAGGCTTGATCCAAGCAGTGGACCATGGGACCAGAGCGATCGATGGGGAATCAGACGTCGGTAGGGCCACCAGAGGAAGCCGAGGGCTCCCCATCGCCGCAGGGCGTTTGATCGCGTATCAAGATCAGGGGAAAGCCAGAGCCCCCCGACCAGGCAGCTCGCCATGGCAATCAGGGCTGCAGGGAGTCCAGCCACCAATCCGGTTGCGAGCCCGAGAGGGAGACTCAGGATCCAGATGCTTTGATCATGCTGGCGACCCGATGCCAACCCGTTGGAAGTCTGGTTTGATCCCAACCTGACGCGTTGAGGCAGAATCTGTAAACAAGGGCGATTAGCTCAGCGGTAGAGCACCTCCCTTACAAGGAGATTGTCACTGGTTCGATCCCAGTATCGCCCATTTTCACCATTGGCTTCTGCTGATTCCGGATGAGCCAAGGTTTCAAGGCTGTTGCTTGCATGGCGTGACCTTGATTCGCTCAGGCTCATCGGATTGTCAAGATCAACCAAGGGTTGATTCATTGTTTGGTGCGTAACAGTTCATTTAGGATGAATGTGTGTAGAGGAGGTTCATGGAAACTCCTCTCTTCAGGCTTTCTGTAGCCGTGTTAATTCTTCGGCAACCCCGGCCGATTATTTGTTTGGCTGCGTCTTGCTGGCTGTAATTTTTTTGTTGGTGTCCGCGTTTCTTTCCGTTCAGCAATATTCAACAGGCGGAACCATTCAGATTCAGCACGCCGAATTTATTTATCGAGTGCGACACAGTTGAGATTGTAGGCAGCGAGAAAGCCAATCGATGGCCTAAGAGCGTTTTTAAAAGTGTTTAAGCGTTTAATTTTAAGTATTAAGGAGGCTTTGATTGTTGCTGCTGATCGCATCAATTGTCTTGGTTGATTTTCGGTTAGCAAGGCTGGGTGCAGCTTCTCGCTCCTCATTTTTATCTGTTGCTGCTGCATTGTGTGGGGTCTGTGGATCTTGCCGGTGCTGAGCTTCGCTGCCGGTTGCGTGGTCTACGCCATTGTGGTTTTGCCAATGTAACCACATCTTTAGGAATTGAGGTTGAAAAATTTAGAGTTGACCAGAGTTCATTGAAAGGGAAGGAGAGGTCTGGCTTTCGTGCATGTTGTTAATGGTTCAGGGAAATATTGCCCAGGTGACGACAGGGCATGCTCTGACGGCATTGAAGGTCAGCCTTGGTGTGCTTGTTGCTTATGTGGTGGCTAAAAAGATTCTCAGAGTTGATCGTTTTTGGAAGACGCTTGTCTTGCTTGCGGCAATTACGGCTGTAATTGATTTTTTAATTCACCCGACGCACGTCGGTGAGGCCTGGTCTGAAGCTGTCTTGGCGTAGGGGCAAGTGCCTTTGCAACGGTTGGTCATTTTATTGCAAATCCCTATCAAAAATTATGAGGTGCTAGCACTCTGAGCAGCCCTGTGATCTCAATCAAGATCGGTTGGGTGTTAACGCGGATCATTATTCATTGTGATTGGTTTGAGTGCCAACTTGTGATCCGTTGTTTTGCGTTGTTGTTGGTTGGTTAGAGGGGCATTGGCGGACCCATGGATCCGGGATCCAAAATGACGCCTTGATTGACATAACCAATAATAATTTCTGCCCATGAGCGGCCTTTCTGAAGATCCTTTTTGACGCTCCATTCGATTTCTGCAATCTCTTGCTCAGGCAGGTTAAGTGCGGCAAGTAACTCGCGGTAAGCCTCGCGCTCTTGTGAGTTGATGTTCTCCTCTTCTGCTGTATTTTTTGAAACCCCAGCAACCAATCCTGCGATACGAGCTGCCAAGGCTTTGTCGCCAGGATTCTCAAGGCGTTGTGCAAGTTCAGTCAGGCTGGGGAGGTGATTCAAATCCATCGGCTCACCAGCGCTCAGGCCATGTCGGTTGGGAAGATCGAGGATTAAATCTTTTTCTTCATCGGATATGGATCCATCGCTGAGTGCCATCACTTGGGCGATTGTGAGAAGTGTCGCGTCAATTGGTTTTGATTCCATTGGCTTTAATGAGGCTGTTTGTTTCTTCCAGACTGGCCCTCGCTTGCCCCAGCACCCATCAACTCAACGAATTTTGTTGGAAAAACTGACTTTTAATTGAGCCGTCTCCTCCCGTCTCATGCTCCAGGATGGCGGAATGGGTGACGGCCAAGCTGGTGGTTAGAAGCGCAAGCCGTGCGCCTTGCGAAGTCGATCATTGCTGACCAAGCACGTCCCCACATCAGGCTGAAGTGTGCTGGGTCGAAATTCAGTGTTCTCAAGAGGCTCAGTCGACTTCCCTCGCATCCAAACAAGTTGTCCGGTTGAAGCGTCACGTTTGCACTTCACCCACTCAGCAGCGTGCACCAGTGGAGCGCAAGAGATCAGCACTCCAACAATGACCAGCCAATGCGCTGAATGAGGGTTTGACATCTGGCTCATTGAATTCCGGTGATGAGGTGATCAACTGCAGCAGCGCGTCGCGATGAGTGTTGCCGGCCCGATCGCCCGATCGAA
It contains:
- a CDS encoding DUF2227 family putative metal-binding protein; the encoded protein is MGSNQTSNGLASGRQHDQSIWILSLPLGLATGLVAGLPAALIAMASCLVGGLWLSPDLDTRSNALRRWGALGFLWWPYRRLIPHRSLWSHGPLLGSSLRLSVLLSWCLIATMAIPALSPSMLLTGLQQLISQYPRECIGLAVGLEGSAWIHLILDGDPWPQEWSNKRQR